A window of Zingiber officinale cultivar Zhangliang chromosome 5A, Zo_v1.1, whole genome shotgun sequence contains these coding sequences:
- the LOC121981663 gene encoding probable protein phosphatase 2C 11 isoform X4: MTHASCIGRILGNNSMGIYLSSPKTDKFSEDGGNARLRFGLSSMQGWRANMEDAHAAVPDLDDCTSFFGVYDGHGGKVVAKFCAKYLHTQVLKFDILLGDLTAALRRAYFRMDEMMRGQRGWRELAVLGDKMDRFTGYIEGLIWSPRGSHSDEHTDEWAYEEGPHSDFSGPASGCTACVAVIRNNQLFVANAGDSRCVLSRKGQAVSLSTDHKPDLDEERERILKAGGFIHAGRVNGSLNLSRAIGDVEFKQNKFLPADKQILSCNPDINIVELSDDDEFIIIACDGVWDCMSNQQLVDFIHEDLRTESCLSAVCEKVLDRCLAPTTLTGEGCDNMTMILVQLKKSSESNASLT; this comes from the exons ATGACCCATG CAAGTTGTATAGGGAGAATTCTGGGGAATAACAG TATGGGGATCTACCTAAGCAGTCCAAAAACTGACAAATTTTCTGAGGATGGTGGGAATGCCAGACTTAGGTTTGGTTTGTCATCTATGCAAGGTTGGCGTGCAAATATGGAAGATGCG CATGCTGCTGTGCCAGATCTTGATGATTGCACATCTTTCTTTGGTGTTTATGATGGTCATGGAG GAAAAGTGGTTGCTAAATTCTGTGCAAAATATCTACATACTCAAGTTCTCAAGTTTGATATTCTTCTTGGTGATCTAACTGCTGCATTACGAAGAGCATATTTTAG AATGGACGAGATGATGCGAGGCCAGAGAGGGTGGCGGGAGTTAGCTGTTCTGGGAGACAAAATGGACAGATTCACTGGCTACATTGAGGGCTTGATATGGTCCCCAAGGGGAAGTCATTCTGATGAACACACAGATGAATGGGCATACGAGGAG GGACCACATTCTGATTTTTCTGGGCCAGCATCTGGATGCACAGCATGTGTGGCAGTTATTAGAAACAATCAACTTTTTGTTGCAAATGCTGGTGATTCTCGCTGTGTGCTATCAAGGAAGGGTCAG GCTGTCAGCTTGTCAACAGATCACAAACCAGATCTTGACGAGGAGAGAGAAAGAATCCTAAAAGCAGGAGGGTTTATTCATGCTGGGCGAGTAAATGGAAGCTTAAACCTCTCAAGAGCAATTG GTGACGTGGAATTCAAGCAAAATAAGTTTTTACCTGCTGACAAGCAAATTCTGTCTTGCAATCCAGACATTAATATT GTGGAGCTTTCTGATGATGATGAGTTCATTATTATAGCGTGTGATGGAGTCTG GGATTGCATGTCAAATCAACAGTTAGTGGATTTCATCCATGAGGATCTTAGAACG GAGAGCTGCCTGTCTGCAGTATGTGAAAAAGTATTGGACAGGTGCTTGGCTCCAACCACGCTCACTGGCGAGGGATGCGATAACATGACCATGATACTGGTGCAACTGAAGAAGTCCAGTGAATCGAATGCTTCTCTCACTTAA
- the LOC121981663 gene encoding probable protein phosphatase 2C 60 isoform X1 translates to MMRPSMLTIVVVYLLVKNLCRIASCIGRILGNNSMGIYLSSPKTDKFSEDGGNARLRFGLSSMQGWRANMEDAHAAVPDLDDCTSFFGVYDGHGGKVVAKFCAKYLHTQVLKFDILLGDLTAALRRAYFRMDEMMRGQRGWRELAVLGDKMDRFTGYIEGLIWSPRGSHSDEHTDEWAYEEGPHSDFSGPASGCTACVAVIRNNQLFVANAGDSRCVLSRKGQAVSLSTDHKPDLDEERERILKAGGFIHAGRVNGSLNLSRAIGDVEFKQNKFLPADKQILSCNPDINIVELSDDDEFIIIACDGVWDCMSNQQLVDFIHEDLRTESCLSAVCEKVLDRCLAPTTLTGEGCDNMTMILVQLKKSSESNASLT, encoded by the exons ATGATG CGTCCTTCGATGCTGACGATCGTAGTGGTGTATCTGTTGGTGAAAAATTTATGCCGAA TAGCAAGTTGTATAGGGAGAATTCTGGGGAATAACAG TATGGGGATCTACCTAAGCAGTCCAAAAACTGACAAATTTTCTGAGGATGGTGGGAATGCCAGACTTAGGTTTGGTTTGTCATCTATGCAAGGTTGGCGTGCAAATATGGAAGATGCG CATGCTGCTGTGCCAGATCTTGATGATTGCACATCTTTCTTTGGTGTTTATGATGGTCATGGAG GAAAAGTGGTTGCTAAATTCTGTGCAAAATATCTACATACTCAAGTTCTCAAGTTTGATATTCTTCTTGGTGATCTAACTGCTGCATTACGAAGAGCATATTTTAG AATGGACGAGATGATGCGAGGCCAGAGAGGGTGGCGGGAGTTAGCTGTTCTGGGAGACAAAATGGACAGATTCACTGGCTACATTGAGGGCTTGATATGGTCCCCAAGGGGAAGTCATTCTGATGAACACACAGATGAATGGGCATACGAGGAG GGACCACATTCTGATTTTTCTGGGCCAGCATCTGGATGCACAGCATGTGTGGCAGTTATTAGAAACAATCAACTTTTTGTTGCAAATGCTGGTGATTCTCGCTGTGTGCTATCAAGGAAGGGTCAG GCTGTCAGCTTGTCAACAGATCACAAACCAGATCTTGACGAGGAGAGAGAAAGAATCCTAAAAGCAGGAGGGTTTATTCATGCTGGGCGAGTAAATGGAAGCTTAAACCTCTCAAGAGCAATTG GTGACGTGGAATTCAAGCAAAATAAGTTTTTACCTGCTGACAAGCAAATTCTGTCTTGCAATCCAGACATTAATATT GTGGAGCTTTCTGATGATGATGAGTTCATTATTATAGCGTGTGATGGAGTCTG GGATTGCATGTCAAATCAACAGTTAGTGGATTTCATCCATGAGGATCTTAGAACG GAGAGCTGCCTGTCTGCAGTATGTGAAAAAGTATTGGACAGGTGCTTGGCTCCAACCACGCTCACTGGCGAGGGATGCGATAACATGACCATGATACTGGTGCAACTGAAGAAGTCCAGTGAATCGAATGCTTCTCTCACTTAA
- the LOC121981663 gene encoding probable protein phosphatase 2C 11 isoform X3, with protein sequence MTHVASCIGRILGNNSMGIYLSSPKTDKFSEDGGNARLRFGLSSMQGWRANMEDAHAAVPDLDDCTSFFGVYDGHGGKVVAKFCAKYLHTQVLKFDILLGDLTAALRRAYFRMDEMMRGQRGWRELAVLGDKMDRFTGYIEGLIWSPRGSHSDEHTDEWAYEEGPHSDFSGPASGCTACVAVIRNNQLFVANAGDSRCVLSRKGQAVSLSTDHKPDLDEERERILKAGGFIHAGRVNGSLNLSRAIGDVEFKQNKFLPADKQILSCNPDINIVELSDDDEFIIIACDGVWDCMSNQQLVDFIHEDLRTESCLSAVCEKVLDRCLAPTTLTGEGCDNMTMILVQLKKSSESNASLT encoded by the exons ATGACCCATG TAGCAAGTTGTATAGGGAGAATTCTGGGGAATAACAG TATGGGGATCTACCTAAGCAGTCCAAAAACTGACAAATTTTCTGAGGATGGTGGGAATGCCAGACTTAGGTTTGGTTTGTCATCTATGCAAGGTTGGCGTGCAAATATGGAAGATGCG CATGCTGCTGTGCCAGATCTTGATGATTGCACATCTTTCTTTGGTGTTTATGATGGTCATGGAG GAAAAGTGGTTGCTAAATTCTGTGCAAAATATCTACATACTCAAGTTCTCAAGTTTGATATTCTTCTTGGTGATCTAACTGCTGCATTACGAAGAGCATATTTTAG AATGGACGAGATGATGCGAGGCCAGAGAGGGTGGCGGGAGTTAGCTGTTCTGGGAGACAAAATGGACAGATTCACTGGCTACATTGAGGGCTTGATATGGTCCCCAAGGGGAAGTCATTCTGATGAACACACAGATGAATGGGCATACGAGGAG GGACCACATTCTGATTTTTCTGGGCCAGCATCTGGATGCACAGCATGTGTGGCAGTTATTAGAAACAATCAACTTTTTGTTGCAAATGCTGGTGATTCTCGCTGTGTGCTATCAAGGAAGGGTCAG GCTGTCAGCTTGTCAACAGATCACAAACCAGATCTTGACGAGGAGAGAGAAAGAATCCTAAAAGCAGGAGGGTTTATTCATGCTGGGCGAGTAAATGGAAGCTTAAACCTCTCAAGAGCAATTG GTGACGTGGAATTCAAGCAAAATAAGTTTTTACCTGCTGACAAGCAAATTCTGTCTTGCAATCCAGACATTAATATT GTGGAGCTTTCTGATGATGATGAGTTCATTATTATAGCGTGTGATGGAGTCTG GGATTGCATGTCAAATCAACAGTTAGTGGATTTCATCCATGAGGATCTTAGAACG GAGAGCTGCCTGTCTGCAGTATGTGAAAAAGTATTGGACAGGTGCTTGGCTCCAACCACGCTCACTGGCGAGGGATGCGATAACATGACCATGATACTGGTGCAACTGAAGAAGTCCAGTGAATCGAATGCTTCTCTCACTTAA
- the LOC121981663 gene encoding probable protein phosphatase 2C 60 isoform X6: protein MMRPSMLTIVVVYLLVKNLCRIASCIGRILGNNSMGIYLSSPKTDKFSEDGGNARLRFGLSSMQGWRANMEDAHAAVPDLDDCTSFFGVYDGHGGKVVAKFCAKYLHTQVLKFDILLGDLTAALRRAYFRMDEMMRGQRGWRELAVLGDKMDRFTGYIEGLIWSPRGSHSDEHTDEWAYEEGPHSDFSGPASGCTACVAVIRNNQLFVANAGDSRCVLSRKGQAVSLSTDHKPDLDEERERILKAGGFIHAGRVNGSLNLSRAIALWQVTWNSSKISFYLLTSKFCLAIQTLILWSFLMMMSSLL from the exons ATGATG CGTCCTTCGATGCTGACGATCGTAGTGGTGTATCTGTTGGTGAAAAATTTATGCCGAA TAGCAAGTTGTATAGGGAGAATTCTGGGGAATAACAG TATGGGGATCTACCTAAGCAGTCCAAAAACTGACAAATTTTCTGAGGATGGTGGGAATGCCAGACTTAGGTTTGGTTTGTCATCTATGCAAGGTTGGCGTGCAAATATGGAAGATGCG CATGCTGCTGTGCCAGATCTTGATGATTGCACATCTTTCTTTGGTGTTTATGATGGTCATGGAG GAAAAGTGGTTGCTAAATTCTGTGCAAAATATCTACATACTCAAGTTCTCAAGTTTGATATTCTTCTTGGTGATCTAACTGCTGCATTACGAAGAGCATATTTTAG AATGGACGAGATGATGCGAGGCCAGAGAGGGTGGCGGGAGTTAGCTGTTCTGGGAGACAAAATGGACAGATTCACTGGCTACATTGAGGGCTTGATATGGTCCCCAAGGGGAAGTCATTCTGATGAACACACAGATGAATGGGCATACGAGGAG GGACCACATTCTGATTTTTCTGGGCCAGCATCTGGATGCACAGCATGTGTGGCAGTTATTAGAAACAATCAACTTTTTGTTGCAAATGCTGGTGATTCTCGCTGTGTGCTATCAAGGAAGGGTCAG GCTGTCAGCTTGTCAACAGATCACAAACCAGATCTTGACGAGGAGAGAGAAAGAATCCTAAAAGCAGGAGGGTTTATTCATGCTGGGCGAGTAAATGGAAGCTTAAACCTCTCAAGAGCAATTG CTTTATGGCAGGTGACGTGGAATTCAAGCAAAATAAGTTTTTACCTGCTGACAAGCAAATTCTGTCTTGCAATCCAGACATTAATATT GTGGAGCTTTCTGATGATGATGAGTTCATTATTATAG
- the LOC121981663 gene encoding probable protein phosphatase 2C 60 isoform X2 → MMRPSMLTIVVVYLLVKNLCRTSCIGRILGNNSMGIYLSSPKTDKFSEDGGNARLRFGLSSMQGWRANMEDAHAAVPDLDDCTSFFGVYDGHGGKVVAKFCAKYLHTQVLKFDILLGDLTAALRRAYFRMDEMMRGQRGWRELAVLGDKMDRFTGYIEGLIWSPRGSHSDEHTDEWAYEEGPHSDFSGPASGCTACVAVIRNNQLFVANAGDSRCVLSRKGQAVSLSTDHKPDLDEERERILKAGGFIHAGRVNGSLNLSRAIGDVEFKQNKFLPADKQILSCNPDINIVELSDDDEFIIIACDGVWDCMSNQQLVDFIHEDLRTESCLSAVCEKVLDRCLAPTTLTGEGCDNMTMILVQLKKSSESNASLT, encoded by the exons ATGATG CGTCCTTCGATGCTGACGATCGTAGTGGTGTATCTGTTGGTGAAAAATTTATGCCGAA CAAGTTGTATAGGGAGAATTCTGGGGAATAACAG TATGGGGATCTACCTAAGCAGTCCAAAAACTGACAAATTTTCTGAGGATGGTGGGAATGCCAGACTTAGGTTTGGTTTGTCATCTATGCAAGGTTGGCGTGCAAATATGGAAGATGCG CATGCTGCTGTGCCAGATCTTGATGATTGCACATCTTTCTTTGGTGTTTATGATGGTCATGGAG GAAAAGTGGTTGCTAAATTCTGTGCAAAATATCTACATACTCAAGTTCTCAAGTTTGATATTCTTCTTGGTGATCTAACTGCTGCATTACGAAGAGCATATTTTAG AATGGACGAGATGATGCGAGGCCAGAGAGGGTGGCGGGAGTTAGCTGTTCTGGGAGACAAAATGGACAGATTCACTGGCTACATTGAGGGCTTGATATGGTCCCCAAGGGGAAGTCATTCTGATGAACACACAGATGAATGGGCATACGAGGAG GGACCACATTCTGATTTTTCTGGGCCAGCATCTGGATGCACAGCATGTGTGGCAGTTATTAGAAACAATCAACTTTTTGTTGCAAATGCTGGTGATTCTCGCTGTGTGCTATCAAGGAAGGGTCAG GCTGTCAGCTTGTCAACAGATCACAAACCAGATCTTGACGAGGAGAGAGAAAGAATCCTAAAAGCAGGAGGGTTTATTCATGCTGGGCGAGTAAATGGAAGCTTAAACCTCTCAAGAGCAATTG GTGACGTGGAATTCAAGCAAAATAAGTTTTTACCTGCTGACAAGCAAATTCTGTCTTGCAATCCAGACATTAATATT GTGGAGCTTTCTGATGATGATGAGTTCATTATTATAGCGTGTGATGGAGTCTG GGATTGCATGTCAAATCAACAGTTAGTGGATTTCATCCATGAGGATCTTAGAACG GAGAGCTGCCTGTCTGCAGTATGTGAAAAAGTATTGGACAGGTGCTTGGCTCCAACCACGCTCACTGGCGAGGGATGCGATAACATGACCATGATACTGGTGCAACTGAAGAAGTCCAGTGAATCGAATGCTTCTCTCACTTAA
- the LOC121981663 gene encoding probable protein phosphatase 2C 11 isoform X5 produces MGIYLSSPKTDKFSEDGGNARLRFGLSSMQGWRANMEDAHAAVPDLDDCTSFFGVYDGHGGKVVAKFCAKYLHTQVLKFDILLGDLTAALRRAYFRMDEMMRGQRGWRELAVLGDKMDRFTGYIEGLIWSPRGSHSDEHTDEWAYEEGPHSDFSGPASGCTACVAVIRNNQLFVANAGDSRCVLSRKGQAVSLSTDHKPDLDEERERILKAGGFIHAGRVNGSLNLSRAIGDVEFKQNKFLPADKQILSCNPDINIVELSDDDEFIIIACDGVWDCMSNQQLVDFIHEDLRTESCLSAVCEKVLDRCLAPTTLTGEGCDNMTMILVQLKKSSESNASLT; encoded by the exons ATGGGGATCTACCTAAGCAGTCCAAAAACTGACAAATTTTCTGAGGATGGTGGGAATGCCAGACTTAGGTTTGGTTTGTCATCTATGCAAGGTTGGCGTGCAAATATGGAAGATGCG CATGCTGCTGTGCCAGATCTTGATGATTGCACATCTTTCTTTGGTGTTTATGATGGTCATGGAG GAAAAGTGGTTGCTAAATTCTGTGCAAAATATCTACATACTCAAGTTCTCAAGTTTGATATTCTTCTTGGTGATCTAACTGCTGCATTACGAAGAGCATATTTTAG AATGGACGAGATGATGCGAGGCCAGAGAGGGTGGCGGGAGTTAGCTGTTCTGGGAGACAAAATGGACAGATTCACTGGCTACATTGAGGGCTTGATATGGTCCCCAAGGGGAAGTCATTCTGATGAACACACAGATGAATGGGCATACGAGGAG GGACCACATTCTGATTTTTCTGGGCCAGCATCTGGATGCACAGCATGTGTGGCAGTTATTAGAAACAATCAACTTTTTGTTGCAAATGCTGGTGATTCTCGCTGTGTGCTATCAAGGAAGGGTCAG GCTGTCAGCTTGTCAACAGATCACAAACCAGATCTTGACGAGGAGAGAGAAAGAATCCTAAAAGCAGGAGGGTTTATTCATGCTGGGCGAGTAAATGGAAGCTTAAACCTCTCAAGAGCAATTG GTGACGTGGAATTCAAGCAAAATAAGTTTTTACCTGCTGACAAGCAAATTCTGTCTTGCAATCCAGACATTAATATT GTGGAGCTTTCTGATGATGATGAGTTCATTATTATAGCGTGTGATGGAGTCTG GGATTGCATGTCAAATCAACAGTTAGTGGATTTCATCCATGAGGATCTTAGAACG GAGAGCTGCCTGTCTGCAGTATGTGAAAAAGTATTGGACAGGTGCTTGGCTCCAACCACGCTCACTGGCGAGGGATGCGATAACATGACCATGATACTGGTGCAACTGAAGAAGTCCAGTGAATCGAATGCTTCTCTCACTTAA